The Mucilaginibacter gracilis genomic interval AGTTGGAACATACCACGCCTTATATTTGGGAACACCCGGATAAATTTAGGATAGCCAATGTAACCTGGTCAACAGGTTTAGATTATTCCATGTCGCACCGTTTTACTATAGACTATCAATCCGATTACGATTTTATTAACCGGGTTTACCAGGAGTTATATCCTGCTAAAGTAAATTTTTCGTGTGCTGATATTTTAGCCTTACTTAATGAAAAGCCCGGAATTTACCAGATAAATGCCGATTACGCGGGTGTTAACTGGTACCGCAACCACCTGGATGAGTTAAAAACTGTGAGTGCTCAAAACACCAGATCATTAACAAATCAGTAACATTGTTGCTATATTTGTAAGATTAAATTGGAATGAAAAACAATAAAAACGCGTCGTAGCGCGAGCAACATCTAAGCTATGCAGAGCCGCTTATTATAAGGCTCGTTTGTTTAACTTAGAGATTGCTTTGTAACTCGCAATAACGCTAATGATAAATAAATAACAATTTTTAATATGAGTGATTTAAAGGATATCGCGTTTAAAGTTCGCCAGCACATTATCCGCATGTCAACAGATGGTGGCTGCTTTGTAGGCGCTTCTTTATCCGCAACCGACCTTATCGTTTACCTTTACGCCGAGTATTTAAACATCAATAAAGATAATCTGGACGATCCGAACCGCGATTACTTGTTCCTTTCTAAAGGACACGATGTGCCGGCCCTTTACGGAACATTTGCCGAGATTGGTTTAATGGATCCCGAAAGGCTAAAAAATCACCTTTCTACATCCGATCATATTTACTGGCACCCTAATACCAAAATAGATGGTATCGAGTTCCATTCGGGCTCGCTTGGCCATTTACCATCTGTAGCTTTGGGTGTTGCTTTGGATATAAAAATGCGTGGTGGCAACAACAAGGTAATATGTATTTTAGGTGATGGCGAATTAAACGAAGGCTCGTGCTGGGAAGCTGTTTTGGTAGCCGGTGCGCATAAACTGGATAACCTTATTTTTGTGGTTGACCGTAACCATTTCCAGGCTAACATGGCCACCGAAGATTTAATTCCGTTGGAGCCATTGCATGATAAATTTACAGCTTTTGGCGCAGCCGTTAAACGTATTGATGGCCATAGCTTTGAAGCCTTGCGCGAAGCGTTTAATGCATATCCATTTCAGGAAGGAAAGTTGAACGTTGTAATAGCCGATACCGTTCGCGGTAAAGGTTTACCAAGCATTGAGGCCCGTGCCGACCGCTGGTTCTGCAATTTTAATCACGACGAAGTAGAATCGTTATTAAAAGAATTGGCCGGAGAAGAAGTAACCGAATTAACATCAGAAACTTTAGTAGTAAGATAATATGTCGTACGAAGAATTATTAACCAAACTGGCCCTCGAAGACGACCGCTTTGTAGTGATGACGGCAGAGAACCGTGCTTTGGTACGTAACCTGCCTGCAAAATTAGGCAAGCGTTTTGTTGATACCGGTATTACCGAGCAAACCATGGTTGGTGCTGCCGCCGGTTTAGCACTGCGTGGCCGTATCCCGGTATTACATGCACTGGCAACTTTTTTAAGCATGCGTGCTTTCGAATTTATCCGCACAGATGCCGGTATACCTAATTTGCCTGTTAAATTAAGCTCATTTATTCCCGGCTTTTTGTCGGACGGTAACGGGCCAACACATCAGGCGGTAGAGGATATTTCTATCATGCGCGGCATACCTAACGTAACCGTTTTTGCGGCTGCCGATGAGCAAGATTTGGTTGGTATGTTGCCAGCAATCTGGGCATCGCCAAACCCGGCATACGTGCGTATTAACACCCGCCAAACAGATTATAACCATACTCCGTTTGAAATTGGTAAAGCCGAAGTGATTTGCGAAGGTACAGACGTTACCATATTAACTTACGGCTTGTTGTTTGAGCAGGCTTTAGTAGCCGTTAATATTTTAAAAGAGCAAGGCGTATCGGTTGGGTTGGTTAACATGCGCAGCCTAAAACCGGTTGATGAGCAAGCTATTTTAAAGGCGGCAAAATCTAACCTGGTGGTTACTTTAGAAGATCATTTTAACATTGGCGGTTTATACAGCATAGTTGCCGAAACCTTGTTAAAACACCAAACCA includes:
- a CDS encoding transketolase, yielding MSDLKDIAFKVRQHIIRMSTDGGCFVGASLSATDLIVYLYAEYLNINKDNLDDPNRDYLFLSKGHDVPALYGTFAEIGLMDPERLKNHLSTSDHIYWHPNTKIDGIEFHSGSLGHLPSVALGVALDIKMRGGNNKVICILGDGELNEGSCWEAVLVAGAHKLDNLIFVVDRNHFQANMATEDLIPLEPLHDKFTAFGAAVKRIDGHSFEALREAFNAYPFQEGKLNVVIADTVRGKGLPSIEARADRWFCNFNHDEVESLLKELAGEEVTELTSETLVVR
- a CDS encoding transketolase family protein, giving the protein MSYEELLTKLALEDDRFVVMTAENRALVRNLPAKLGKRFVDTGITEQTMVGAAAGLALRGRIPVLHALATFLSMRAFEFIRTDAGIPNLPVKLSSFIPGFLSDGNGPTHQAVEDISIMRGIPNVTVFAAADEQDLVGMLPAIWASPNPAYVRINTRQTDYNHTPFEIGKAEVICEGTDVTILTYGLLFEQALVAVNILKEQGVSVGLVNMRSLKPVDEQAILKAAKSNLVVTLEDHFNIGGLYSIVAETLLKHQTTAKVMPYGLDGKWFKPALLPAVLEYEGFTGKQIAEKILGHTTNAIQPEIATPEFAE